In Flavivirga abyssicola, the following are encoded in one genomic region:
- a CDS encoding ABC transporter ATP-binding protein yields MIQAKNIHKYYNDLHVLKGVDINIKKSEVVSIVGASGAGKTTLLQILGTLDSASANGKFELNINNTNISDLNDKKLAKFRNEHIGFIFQFHQLLPEFTALENVCLPAFIKGTKKAEAEKQAMELLDFLGLSHRYDHKPNELSGGEQQRVAVARALINNPDLIFADEPSGNLDSESAEMLHSLFFKLRDEFGQTFVIVTHNKELADLADRKLTMVDGRILV; encoded by the coding sequence ATGATTCAGGCAAAAAATATTCATAAATACTATAATGATTTACACGTACTAAAGGGTGTAGATATTAACATAAAGAAAAGTGAAGTTGTTTCTATTGTTGGTGCATCTGGAGCTGGAAAAACGACCTTATTACAAATTTTAGGTACTTTGGACTCAGCTTCTGCTAATGGTAAGTTTGAACTAAACATAAATAATACCAATATTAGTGATCTTAATGACAAAAAACTAGCTAAGTTTAGAAATGAACATATTGGTTTTATATTTCAATTTCATCAATTACTTCCAGAATTTACAGCTTTAGAAAATGTATGCTTACCTGCCTTCATTAAAGGCACTAAAAAAGCTGAGGCAGAAAAACAAGCCATGGAGCTTTTAGATTTTTTAGGTCTATCTCATCGATACGATCATAAACCAAATGAATTATCTGGTGGTGAACAACAACGTGTTGCTGTTGCTAGAGCATTAATAAATAATCCCGATTTAATTTTTGCAGATGAGCCTTCTGGTAATTTAGATAGTGAGTCTGCCGAAATGCTACATAGTCTATTTTTTAAATTACGTGATGAATTCGGGCAAACCTTCGTCATTGTTACGCATAATAAAGAATTAGCTGATCTGGCCGATAGAAAATTAACGATGGTAGATGGGAGAATATTAGTTTAA
- the folE gene encoding GTP cyclohydrolase I FolE, whose product MPYKKFEEYNMQVTDDVKNRYKNIIKDLGEDTKRDGLLKTPERAAKAMQFLTQGYHQDPVEILKSAMFKESYNEMVIVKDIELYSLCEHHILPFFGKVHIAYIPNGQIVGLSKLPRVVDVFARRLQVQERLTEQILDCINHTLKPQGVAVVIEASHMCMMMRGVQKQNSITTTSGFRGQFEKIETRNEFLKLIGK is encoded by the coding sequence ATGCCATATAAGAAATTTGAAGAGTACAACATGCAAGTGACAGATGATGTTAAGAATAGATATAAAAATATCATTAAAGATTTAGGAGAGGATACTAAGCGCGATGGACTATTAAAGACTCCAGAACGCGCAGCAAAAGCCATGCAGTTTTTAACACAAGGATACCATCAAGATCCTGTCGAGATACTTAAAAGTGCTATGTTTAAGGAGTCTTATAATGAAATGGTTATTGTAAAAGATATTGAGCTGTATTCCCTTTGTGAACACCATATTTTACCTTTTTTTGGAAAAGTTCATATAGCCTATATCCCTAATGGACAAATTGTCGGTTTGAGTAAGTTGCCTAGAGTGGTGGATGTTTTTGCAAGACGTTTACAGGTACAAGAACGTTTAACAGAGCAAATTTTAGATTGTATAAACCATACTTTAAAACCACAAGGAGTTGCTGTGGTTATTGAAGCATCTCATATGTGTATGATGATGCGTGGCGTGCAAAAACAAAACTCTATTACAACAACTTCGGGTTTTAGGGGACAATTTGAGAAAATTGAAACTAGGAATGAGTTTTTAAAATTGATAGGGAAGTAG
- a CDS encoding tetratricopeptide repeat protein has translation MIFFKLTYILTISIFVGIGNNTMSGNLVGKPNIFKKSDKDVFSSMSGRFSSQKLSLKESEIVSNNESIKLLIEKAANYSKKNDFEESNNLLLKAIELIKKDGGILDLGYCYNKMGTNYYDSNDEKKALEYYSLAELTYEKTDSITPSKIYNLTHLSSLYTLRSRFTESQKRLNKALNYAQKTGKKKSLAVVYNIFSEVYLMQGDIEKSIDYLKEIEKLYSDDKQNRIITIAKVNMLSTYIEFGQYEKADSLLKNLPDNLKTPEELYYVNFCNSAIFLDKKEYSKALSYNSKALAIAKNNTPFIIAANFQRANIFESKGDIFKAIEILEQSMSSINEFQRISHKGATLFTLAEFYKKIGKHVKSNELLHDYIANEDSIRKIEEFNNSEFLKTMFNVEKTEFDLEKKERELNYLSEKNRTRTIYNTILLICLILLIILSISIFIKRNKLHLSEKKIQKIENDKLQQSLDFKNRQITNFSIHIKEKNKLLEKIKKKISDLGKKEPNLKKSLSEISLNINEDIKYNKSKIELYSKIQENNNKFLDNLNQRFPHLSVKEQEIVQFLRLNLSSKQIASQLNLSIYSIDTYRSRIRSKMRVDKKQKLSDFIKEI, from the coding sequence ATGATTTTTTTCAAATTAACATACATTTTAACCATATCTATTTTTGTTGGTATTGGAAACAATACAATGTCTGGCAACTTAGTTGGTAAGCCTAATATATTTAAAAAGTCGGATAAAGACGTTTTTTCTTCAATGAGCGGTAGATTTTCTTCGCAAAAACTTTCTTTAAAAGAAAGTGAAATTGTTTCCAATAATGAATCTATTAAGCTTTTAATAGAGAAAGCTGCCAATTATAGTAAAAAAAATGATTTTGAAGAATCAAACAATCTTTTGTTAAAGGCGATAGAGTTGATAAAAAAAGATGGCGGCATTTTAGATCTGGGCTATTGCTATAACAAAATGGGCACAAATTACTATGACTCAAACGATGAAAAAAAGGCTCTAGAATATTATTCTCTAGCTGAACTTACTTATGAAAAAACAGACAGTATAACACCTTCTAAAATCTATAATTTAACACACTTATCTTCGCTTTACACTTTACGATCTCGTTTTACGGAATCTCAGAAACGCCTTAACAAGGCACTAAATTATGCCCAAAAAACAGGAAAAAAGAAATCTTTAGCAGTAGTGTATAATATTTTTTCGGAAGTATACTTAATGCAAGGAGACATAGAAAAGTCTATAGATTACTTAAAAGAAATTGAAAAACTTTACTCTGATGACAAACAGAATAGAATTATAACAATTGCTAAAGTAAATATGTTAAGCACTTATATTGAATTTGGTCAATACGAAAAAGCAGATTCTTTACTTAAAAACTTACCTGACAACTTGAAAACACCTGAAGAGTTGTACTATGTGAATTTTTGCAATAGCGCCATTTTTCTTGATAAAAAAGAATACAGCAAAGCCTTAAGTTACAATTCTAAAGCCTTGGCAATTGCAAAGAATAACACCCCATTTATAATAGCAGCTAATTTTCAAAGAGCAAACATCTTTGAGTCCAAAGGTGACATTTTTAAAGCCATAGAGATCTTGGAACAATCCATGAGTTCCATTAATGAATTTCAAAGAATTAGCCACAAGGGTGCCACCCTATTTACACTTGCTGAGTTCTATAAAAAAATAGGAAAACATGTAAAGTCTAATGAACTTTTACATGATTATATTGCTAATGAAGACAGTATTCGAAAAATAGAAGAATTTAATAACTCTGAATTTCTAAAAACCATGTTTAATGTAGAAAAAACGGAGTTTGATTTAGAAAAAAAGGAAAGGGAATTAAACTATTTATCAGAAAAAAATAGGACAAGAACTATTTATAATACCATTTTATTAATATGCCTGATCTTATTGATTATACTATCTATAAGTATTTTTATTAAGAGAAATAAATTGCATCTTTCGGAAAAGAAAATTCAAAAAATTGAAAATGATAAACTTCAACAAAGTTTGGATTTTAAGAATAGACAAATCACAAATTTTTCAATTCACATAAAAGAAAAAAATAAACTTTTAGAAAAGATAAAAAAGAAAATCTCTGATTTAGGCAAGAAAGAACCAAATCTTAAAAAATCGCTTTCTGAAATCTCCTTAAATATTAATGAAGACATAAAGTATAATAAATCAAAAATTGAATTATACTCTAAAATACAGGAAAACAACAATAAATTTTTAGATAATTTAAATCAGCGTTTTCCTCATTTATCTGTTAAAGAACAAGAAATTGTACAGTTTTTACGACTCAACTTATCTTCTAAACAAATTGCTTCTCAACTAAACCTTTCCATTTATAGTATAGATACCTATCGATCTAGAATAAGATCAAAAATGAGGGTGGACAAAAAACAAAAGTTAAGTGATTTCATCAAAGAAATTTAA
- a CDS encoding ATP-binding protein has translation MNKYCFFIACLLVWFNTNSQNNSFDVMLDSIQRLRRFSKNEKSNLDIKFKYAKLASDLSYKTKIDSTILISNTNLAYLYMLKNNLEHSKKMLDKNLKLAYKLNDSSSILNTCSILGYYHHLLGTQNDSAYYYYDIALKLSRKFKSVSIEIDILNNIAELQSDEHNYVNSDANLIEAINKINSLPINDENLDKRYYLYNQIATNAKHLKLYDKAIEYYQKTLLFNDKISDEHELGIYVNKFKNYLDIKINLAEVYKEKKDYKKALFIYKELLEDKSLLKKDPLSYMTILNNKAYNLFLSKNSNTKHINSLFNKAYKICDSLNALYEIAAGGNDMAEFYHAINKKDSALILSKRSYKIGKSIKEYYEVSRALLTLSKIEEGEMGKQYLYEHIKLNDSLLDIERASRNKFARIQYETDNYIDETKRLGTQNILIVIIGLIIILIFILIFIIRIQITKNKMLRFESEQQKANDEIYSLMLRQQAKVEEGRLLERHRISEELHDGILNKLSGSRLGLEFLSMDESNSNKKNYSFYINEIQSIEREIRDLSHELKNTLLDADKNFITILEEYIHNQSKLNAFAYSINQNNVIFWEDINDYIKINLYRIIQEAIQNTIKHAKANSITINLSINSNNLCVEIIDDGMGFDSTQKNEGIGLVNIESRISKLKGAYKIKSEIKKGTALMIIIPLS, from the coding sequence TTGAATAAATATTGTTTTTTTATAGCATGTCTTCTTGTTTGGTTTAACACAAATTCTCAAAACAATAGTTTTGATGTGATGTTAGATAGCATCCAAAGGTTACGAAGGTTCTCTAAAAATGAAAAATCAAATCTAGATATTAAATTCAAGTATGCAAAACTGGCAAGTGACCTGTCTTATAAAACTAAGATAGATTCCACTATTCTCATATCAAATACAAATCTCGCATATTTATATATGCTTAAGAACAATCTGGAGCATTCAAAAAAAATGTTAGATAAAAACTTAAAGCTAGCATATAAATTAAATGATTCTTCATCAATATTAAATACTTGTTCAATACTAGGTTACTATCATCATTTACTAGGAACACAAAACGATAGTGCTTATTATTATTACGATATAGCTCTCAAGCTTAGCAGAAAATTTAAAAGTGTAAGTATTGAAATCGATATATTGAATAATATTGCTGAATTACAATCTGATGAGCACAATTATGTTAATAGTGATGCCAATTTAATTGAAGCAATAAACAAAATAAATTCACTTCCAATAAATGATGAAAACCTTGATAAAAGATATTATTTGTACAATCAAATTGCTACTAATGCAAAGCATTTAAAGTTGTACGATAAAGCTATTGAGTATTATCAGAAGACTTTATTATTTAATGATAAAATATCTGACGAACATGAACTCGGTATTTACGTAAATAAATTCAAAAACTATTTAGATATCAAAATCAATTTAGCAGAAGTATATAAAGAAAAAAAAGATTATAAGAAGGCTTTATTTATATATAAAGAATTACTTGAAGACAAAAGCCTGTTAAAAAAAGATCCTTTATCATATATGACTATTCTAAATAATAAAGCTTATAATTTATTTTTATCCAAAAATAGTAACACAAAACACATTAATTCTTTATTTAATAAAGCTTATAAAATTTGTGACAGTTTAAATGCTTTATATGAAATAGCAGCTGGTGGTAATGATATGGCAGAGTTTTACCATGCTATTAATAAAAAGGATTCAGCTCTTATACTTTCTAAACGATCTTATAAAATTGGTAAAAGCATTAAAGAATATTACGAGGTTTCAAGAGCTTTGTTAACACTTTCTAAAATAGAGGAAGGAGAAATGGGAAAGCAGTATCTATACGAACATATAAAACTTAATGATAGCCTTCTTGATATTGAACGGGCTTCCAGAAACAAATTCGCCAGAATACAATATGAAACAGATAATTATATTGATGAAACAAAACGCTTAGGGACACAAAATATTTTAATAGTTATTATTGGGCTTATCATCATTTTAATCTTCATACTCATTTTTATTATAAGAATCCAAATTACCAAAAACAAAATGTTGCGCTTTGAGAGTGAACAACAAAAGGCAAATGATGAAATATATAGCCTTATGCTAAGACAACAAGCAAAAGTTGAAGAAGGACGCCTTTTGGAACGCCATCGCATTTCTGAAGAGTTACATGATGGTATTTTAAATAAGCTTTCAGGTTCTCGATTAGGGTTAGAGTTTTTGTCTATGGATGAGAGTAATTCAAACAAAAAAAATTACAGTTTCTATATTAATGAGATTCAATCTATTGAAAGAGAAATAAGAGACCTTTCCCATGAATTAAAAAACACATTATTAGATGCCGATAAAAATTTTATTACCATTTTGGAAGAATATATTCATAATCAAAGCAAACTCAATGCTTTTGCATATAGTATAAACCAAAATAACGTCATTTTTTGGGAAGATATTAATGATTATATAAAAATCAATCTATACAGAATTATTCAAGAGGCTATTCAAAATACTATTAAGCATGCAAAGGCGAATAGCATTACCATTAATTTATCTATAAACTCTAATAACTTATGTGTTGAGATTATAGATGACGGTATGGGTTTTGATTCAACTCAAAAAAATGAAGGTATTGGGTTAGTAAATATAGAATCCAGGATATCAAAACTTAAAGGAGCATACAAAATTAAGTCTGAAATAAAAAAAGGAACAGCATTAATGATTATAATTCCTCTTAGTTAA
- a CDS encoding TIGR02757 family protein: MNKEDLKDFLDAKVIQYNNPKFIESDPIQIPHQYSKKEDIEISGFLTATIAWGNRKSIINNAKRLMELLDNSPYDFVLNHSETDLDKLMPFVHRTFNGNDCIQFIKSLKHIYKNHDGLESVFSKHVKTEPLQTSISKFKSTFFEIEHLQRTQKHISDPLKNSAAKRINMFLRWMVRNDNTGVDFGIWKTLSPSQLSCPLDVHSGNVARKLGLLHRKQNDAKALFELDTALRKLDANDPVKYDFALFGLGVFEGF; this comes from the coding sequence TTGAATAAAGAAGACCTTAAAGACTTTCTAGATGCTAAAGTCATTCAATATAACAATCCAAAGTTTATTGAAAGCGATCCTATCCAAATTCCGCATCAATACAGCAAAAAAGAAGATATAGAGATTTCAGGATTTTTAACCGCAACCATTGCTTGGGGAAATAGAAAAAGTATCATCAATAACGCAAAACGATTGATGGAATTGTTAGACAATTCTCCCTATGATTTTGTTTTAAATCATTCAGAAACTGATTTAGATAAACTAATGCCTTTTGTTCATAGAACCTTTAATGGTAACGACTGCATCCAATTTATAAAATCACTCAAACATATTTATAAAAACCATGACGGATTGGAATCTGTTTTTTCAAAACATGTAAAAACGGAGCCACTACAAACATCTATTTCAAAATTCAAATCAACATTCTTTGAAATTGAGCATTTACAAAGGACTCAAAAGCATATCAGTGATCCTTTAAAAAACTCTGCTGCTAAACGTATTAACATGTTTTTACGTTGGATGGTTAGAAATGATAACACAGGGGTTGATTTTGGTATTTGGAAGACCCTCTCGCCTTCTCAATTATCTTGCCCTTTAGACGTACACTCAGGTAATGTGGCGAGAAAGTTAGGCTTATTACATCGTAAACAAAATGATGCTAAAGCCTTATTTGAATTAGATACTGCTTTAAGAAAATTAGATGCAAATGATCCTGTTAAATATGATTTCGCTTTATTCGGATTAGGCGTTTTTGAAGGGTTTTAA
- a CDS encoding ATP-binding protein: MGLFNTNAQNNSFDVMLDSIQRLRRLSENEKSNLDAKFKYAKFASELSYKTKIDSIILKSNTNLAYLYMLKNNLERSKKLLDKNLKLAYKLNDSSYSILDTYSLLGYYHHIIEIQNDSAYYYYNKALKITRKLKNVNTEIDILNNISELQFNEHNYVNSNANLIEAINKINLLPKNNKNLDKISYLYNRIALNAKYLKLYDKAIEYHQKALSINNKISDEHELGIYVNKFENYLNIKINLAEAYKEKKNYKKALFIYKELLEDKNLLKKDPLSYVAILNNKAYNLFLSKNSNTKHINSLFNKAYKICDSLNALYEIASGGNDMAEFYYATNKKDSAFMLSKRSYKIGKNIKEYYEVSRALLTLSKLEEGEVGKQYLYEHIKLNDSLLNVERTSRNKFARIQYETDNYIDETKRLGTQNILIVVIGLIIILIFILIFIIRIQITKNKMLRFESEQQKANDEIYSLMLRQQAKVEEGRLLERHRISEELHDGILNKLSGSRLGLEFLSMDEGSPNKKNYSFYINEIQSIEREIRDLSHELKNTLLDADKNFITILEEYIHNQSKLNAFVYSINQNNVIFWEDINDYIKINLYRIIQEAIQNTIKHAKATNITINFSINSNNLRVEIIDDGMGFDSTQKNDGIGLVNIESRILKLKGELQIISKPEKGTILKIQIPLFKPL, encoded by the coding sequence TTGGGTCTTTTTAACACAAATGCGCAAAACAATAGTTTTGATGTGATGTTAGATAGCATTCAAAGGTTACGAAGGTTGTCTGAGAACGAAAAATCAAATCTAGACGCCAAATTTAAGTATGCAAAATTTGCAAGTGAATTATCATATAAAACTAAGATAGATTCTATTATTCTCAAATCAAATACAAACCTCGCATATTTATATATGCTTAAGAACAATTTGGAGCGATCAAAAAAATTATTAGATAAAAATTTAAAACTAGCATATAAATTAAATGATTCCTCTTATTCAATATTAGATACTTACTCACTACTAGGCTACTATCATCATATAATAGAAATACAAAACGATAGTGCTTATTATTATTACAATAAAGCCCTCAAAATTACTAGAAAATTAAAAAATGTAAACACTGAAATTGATATACTAAATAATATTTCTGAGTTACAATTTAATGAACACAATTATGTTAATAGTAATGCTAATTTAATTGAAGCAATAAATAAGATAAATTTACTTCCAAAGAACAATAAAAACCTTGATAAAATATCTTACTTATATAATAGAATTGCTTTAAATGCAAAATATCTAAAACTCTATGATAAAGCTATTGAATATCATCAAAAAGCTTTATCAATTAATAATAAAATATCTGATGAACATGAACTTGGTATTTACGTAAATAAATTCGAAAACTATTTAAATATCAAAATCAATTTAGCAGAAGCATATAAAGAAAAAAAAAATTATAAGAAGGCTTTATTTATATATAAAGAATTACTTGAAGACAAAAACCTATTAAAAAAAGATCCTTTATCATATGTGGCTATTCTAAATAATAAAGCTTATAATTTATTTTTATCCAAAAATAGTAACACAAAACACATTAATTCTTTATTTAATAAAGCTTATAAAATTTGTGACAGTTTAAATGCTTTATACGAAATAGCTTCTGGCGGTAATGATATGGCTGAGTTTTACTATGCTACTAATAAAAAAGATTCGGCTTTTATGCTTTCTAAACGATCTTATAAAATTGGTAAAAACATTAAAGAATATTACGAGGTTTCAAGAGCTTTGTTAACACTTTCTAAATTAGAGGAAGGAGAAGTGGGAAAACAGTATCTATACGAACATATAAAACTTAATGATAGCCTTCTTAATGTAGAACGAACCTCCAGAAACAAATTCGCCAGAATCCAATACGAAACAGATAATTATATTGATGAAACAAAACGTTTAGGAACACAAAACATTTTAATTGTTGTTATTGGACTTATCATCATTTTAATCTTTATACTTATTTTTATTATAAGAATCCAAATTACCAAAAACAAAATGTTGCGCTTTGAGAGTGAACAACAAAAGGCCAATGATGAAATATATAGCCTTATGCTAAGACAACAAGCAAAAGTTGAAGAAGGACGCCTTTTGGAACGGCATCGCATTTCTGAAGAGTTACATGATGGTATTTTAAATAAGCTTTCAGGTTCCCGATTAGGATTAGAGTTTTTGTCTATGGATGAAGGCAGTCCAAACAAAAAAAATTATAGTTTCTATATTAATGAGATTCAATCTATTGAAAGAGAAATAAGAGACCTTTCACATGAATTAAAAAATACATTATTAGACGCCGATAAAAATTTCATCACCATTCTGGAAGAATACATTCATAATCAAAGTAAACTCAACGCTTTTGTTTATAGTATAAACCAAAATAACGTCATCTTTTGGGAAGATATCAATGATTATATAAAAATCAATCTATACAGAATTATTCAAGAGGCTATTCAAAATACGATTAAGCATGCCAAGGCAACTAACATCACCATTAATTTCTCAATAAACTCTAATAACTTGCGTGTTGAGATTATAGATGACGGTATGGGCTTTGATTCAACTCAAAAAAATGATGGCATTGGGTTAGTAAATATAGAATCTAGGATATTAAAACTTAAAGGTGAACTTCAAATTATATCCAAACCTGAAAAAGGAACCATATTAAAGATACAAATACCGCTTTTTAAACCTCTATAA
- a CDS encoding type 1 periplasmic binding fold superfamily protein, translating into MNTLKNNLKSTFLILLSTIIFTGCSDDDNPEVVIQEEVITTLTATLVPEGGGTTITFKSLDLDGKDGPNPPVFTVSEDLLANTTYNGSMEILNETESPAEDVTEEIKELDKEHQFFFQATNSIATFTYVDFDGDSNPLGLEFTLTTSATPGSGTITITLRHEPNKSASGVSDGDIANAGGETDVQAIFPITVK; encoded by the coding sequence ATGAATACATTAAAAAATAATTTAAAAAGTACATTTTTAATCTTATTATCAACTATTATATTTACTGGATGTTCAGATGATGATAACCCTGAAGTTGTTATTCAGGAAGAGGTTATAACAACGTTAACAGCAACCTTAGTTCCTGAAGGAGGAGGAACTACTATAACTTTTAAAAGCCTCGATTTAGATGGTAAAGACGGACCTAATCCTCCTGTGTTTACAGTATCTGAAGATTTACTTGCCAATACTACATATAATGGAAGTATGGAGATATTAAACGAAACCGAATCTCCAGCTGAGGATGTTACTGAGGAAATTAAAGAGTTGGATAAAGAACATCAGTTTTTCTTTCAGGCAACAAATAGTATAGCTACATTTACTTATGTAGATTTTGATGGTGATAGCAACCCGTTAGGGTTAGAATTTACACTTACGACTTCTGCAACTCCTGGTTCGGGAACGATTACTATTACACTACGTCATGAGCCTAATAAAAGTGCCAGCGGTGTTAGCGATGGTGATATAGCTAATGCTGGTGGAGAAACAGATGTACAAGCTATCTTCCCTATTACTGTTAAGTAA
- a CDS encoding TonB-dependent receptor, translating into MKYYILIVACCFINIVHSQNCDSRFYGEVHDFHDGSPIIAATIYIETLDKYTTTDIDGKFSIANLCDGKLIVSISHLGCETKRLEIQISGDSFYVINLEHHIEELNEVKVEGKTITKLTKTSQETLLKTDAIERFSAFSLGDALKQVSGVSSINTGNSIVKPVINGLHSSRIIVMTNGVRLQDQEWGIEHAPNIDLNTVGSVNVIKGADALAYGGDAIGGVIVLQPSNVSLKDSLYGKTIISGHTNGRGFSLNSSLTKTYKKGWYVGAQATMKRFGDFETPDYNLTNTGLNSKGFSIKSGYKTFERGFNIYYSYLNNDIAILKSSHIGSIEDLVNAINSQQPLVIEDFSYNIEAPRQDVTHQIIKADFYKRFKKFGRLQVQYDFQNNQRFEYDIRVGDDRDKPAIDLTLKTHTIRTNLKVDSKSDRTYKFGLNVGYQNNFANPETGVRRLIPDYDKYDAGAFAISDFRLSDKTNLNLGFRYDFSRIDAKKFYITSRWEERNYDADFSNIVIDDLGSQLLTNPVFDYHNISASAGIAYKINDNDSFMFNYGLSNRAPNPSELFSDGLHHSAARIELGDLRMKQETSNRISGTYKYNRNALSINLEAFYNQISDYIFIEPTGTELTIRGAFPVWSYNQTNASLLGLDVTANYKFNEHWLLNNKSSFIKGRDLTKKQALIDIPSFKTVNILGYSNKRWLQLNTELQSELVLRQNEFPDNNFDVYIPTTDSEVLLDISSPPPTYHLLHFHNDITLNLSKQTNLNIGLNITNIFNTSYREYLNRLRYFADDLGRNIMLQVKFNY; encoded by the coding sequence ATGAAATATTATATATTGATTGTGGCTTGTTGTTTCATCAACATAGTTCATAGTCAAAACTGTGACTCCAGATTTTATGGAGAAGTTCATGATTTTCATGATGGTTCGCCTATTATAGCAGCTACCATTTACATTGAAACACTAGACAAATACACTACTACAGATATCGATGGAAAATTTTCTATTGCAAACCTCTGTGATGGAAAATTAATCGTCTCAATATCGCATTTGGGTTGTGAAACAAAACGATTAGAAATTCAAATTAGTGGAGATTCGTTTTATGTTATAAATTTAGAACATCATATAGAAGAACTCAACGAAGTTAAAGTTGAGGGGAAAACAATCACTAAATTAACTAAAACATCACAAGAAACACTGTTAAAAACGGATGCTATTGAACGTTTTAGTGCTTTTAGCTTAGGCGATGCATTAAAACAAGTTAGTGGTGTATCTTCTATAAATACTGGCAATTCAATTGTAAAACCTGTTATTAATGGTTTGCACAGCAGTAGAATAATAGTGATGACAAATGGTGTTCGTTTGCAAGATCAAGAGTGGGGTATTGAACACGCTCCAAATATTGATTTAAACACTGTAGGAAGTGTTAATGTAATTAAAGGAGCCGATGCTCTGGCTTACGGTGGAGATGCTATTGGAGGTGTTATTGTTTTGCAACCCTCTAATGTTAGTTTGAAAGATTCGCTTTACGGAAAAACAATTATTAGTGGTCATACTAATGGTAGAGGCTTTAGCTTAAATTCCTCATTAACAAAAACCTACAAAAAAGGTTGGTATGTAGGTGCACAGGCAACTATGAAACGTTTTGGTGATTTTGAAACGCCAGATTATAACCTTACTAATACTGGGTTAAACTCAAAGGGGTTTTCAATTAAATCTGGTTATAAAACCTTTGAACGAGGTTTCAATATCTATTACAGTTATTTGAATAATGACATAGCAATATTAAAATCATCGCATATTGGGAGCATTGAAGATTTGGTAAATGCAATTAATAGTCAACAACCATTAGTGATTGAAGATTTTAGTTATAATATCGAAGCACCACGACAAGATGTTACACATCAAATTATTAAAGCCGATTTTTACAAACGGTTTAAAAAGTTTGGACGTTTACAGGTACAATATGATTTTCAAAATAATCAACGTTTTGAGTATGATATTCGAGTTGGGGATGATAGGGATAAACCCGCAATTGACTTGACTTTAAAAACACACACCATTAGAACAAATTTAAAAGTTGATTCTAAAAGCGATAGAACTTATAAATTTGGACTGAATGTAGGGTATCAAAACAATTTTGCAAATCCTGAGACTGGTGTTAGGCGCTTGATTCCTGATTACGATAAATATGATGCTGGTGCATTTGCAATTTCAGATTTTAGATTAAGCGACAAAACCAATTTAAATTTGGGGTTTCGTTATGATTTTAGTCGTATAGACGCTAAAAAATTCTACATTACAAGTCGTTGGGAAGAACGAAATTATGATGCAGATTTTAGTAATATTGTTATTGATGATTTAGGGTCCCAATTGCTTACCAATCCTGTATTCGATTATCATAACATATCAGCTTCAGCTGGAATAGCTTATAAAATTAATGATAATGATTCATTTATGTTTAACTATGGATTATCCAATAGAGCGCCAAATCCTTCTGAGTTATTTAGTGATGGCTTACATCATTCTGCCGCTAGGATTGAGTTGGGTGACCTACGTATGAAGCAAGAAACATCAAACAGAATTTCTGGAACATATAAATATAACAGAAATGCATTATCAATAAACCTTGAAGCATTTTACAATCAAATTAGCGATTATATTTTTATAGAACCAACGGGAACCGAGTTAACCATTCGTGGGGCATTTCCTGTTTGGAGTTATAATCAAACTAATGCCTCGTTATTAGGTTTAGATGTTACTGCTAATTATAAGTTCAACGAACACTGGTTGCTTAATAATAAATCATCCTTTATTAAAGGAAGAGATTTAACAAAAAAACAAGCTTTGATTGATATACCATCATTCAAAACAGTTAATATTCTAGGCTATTCAAATAAAAGATGGTTACAGCTTAATACTGAATTACAAAGTGAACTAGTTTTAAGACAAAATGAGTTTCCAGATAACAACTTTGATGTTTATATACCCACAACAGATAGTGAGGTCTTATTGGATATTAGTTCGCCGCCACCAACCTATCATTTATTGCATTTTCATAATGATATAACTCTAAATTTATCAAAACAAACAAACCTGAATATAGGTTTAAATATTACTAACATTTTTAATACTTCTTATAGAGAATATCTTAACCGATTAAGATATTTTGCCGATGATTTAGGGAGAAATATTATGTTACAAGTAAAGTTTAATTATTAA